Proteins co-encoded in one Desulfovibrio inopinatus DSM 10711 genomic window:
- a CDS encoding homoserine dehydrogenase, with the protein MNNDPIRIGIAGLGTVGCGLATILDENDDWIARRLGRHIRIKTVAVRDTTKTRAWTPPSDVEVTRDCFTMAEDPEIDIVVELMGGIKTAHELITRSIRAGKHVVTANKALLAERGPELFALAAEHKRGLYYEASAAGGIPIVEALKEGLAGNRISGIVGILNGTANFILTEMADKGVCFQDALKGAQDRGFAEADPTFDIEGIDAAHKLVVLIRLAFGQDYPLARLPVKGISDIDPIDIEYARELGYEIKLIGRVVDEDGQLEAGVFPMLVKKTYLLAQVCGSFNAVRVEGNAVGAVLFQGKGAGARPTGSAVLADIMALVREGSCVNNLGFDDPSLPQANIMPPAMASRPHYFRFNVEDRAGVMAALSRVMGERDISIAQAVQKGEPKNGTVPIVFLTHGAREKDVAEALEEIGAMPFIMSPIVHLRVL; encoded by the coding sequence GTGAACAACGATCCGATTCGTATCGGCATTGCCGGTCTTGGCACTGTGGGTTGTGGCCTGGCCACTATTTTGGACGAAAACGACGACTGGATCGCGCGCCGTCTCGGGCGCCATATCCGTATCAAGACCGTTGCCGTTCGCGATACGACCAAAACCCGTGCCTGGACCCCGCCGAGCGACGTCGAGGTCACTCGCGATTGCTTCACGATGGCCGAAGATCCCGAAATTGATATCGTGGTCGAACTCATGGGTGGCATCAAAACCGCTCATGAACTCATCACGCGATCCATTCGGGCTGGCAAGCATGTCGTAACCGCCAATAAAGCCCTGTTGGCCGAACGCGGTCCCGAACTGTTTGCGCTTGCCGCCGAGCACAAGCGTGGTCTCTATTATGAAGCCAGTGCGGCCGGTGGCATCCCCATCGTCGAAGCACTCAAGGAAGGCCTCGCCGGAAACCGGATCTCAGGCATTGTCGGTATCCTCAACGGAACGGCCAACTTCATCCTGACGGAAATGGCCGACAAGGGCGTCTGTTTTCAAGATGCGCTCAAAGGTGCTCAAGACCGCGGATTTGCCGAAGCCGACCCCACGTTCGACATCGAAGGAATCGACGCGGCGCACAAGCTCGTTGTCCTTATCCGGCTTGCTTTCGGGCAGGATTATCCCCTGGCCCGTCTCCCGGTCAAAGGTATATCCGACATCGATCCGATCGATATCGAGTATGCTCGGGAACTCGGCTATGAGATCAAACTCATAGGCCGCGTGGTCGACGAGGACGGTCAGCTTGAAGCCGGCGTATTCCCCATGCTTGTCAAAAAAACCTATCTGCTCGCGCAGGTATGCGGCTCCTTCAACGCGGTTCGAGTTGAAGGCAATGCCGTTGGAGCGGTGCTCTTTCAAGGAAAGGGCGCAGGAGCACGCCCCACTGGCAGTGCCGTTTTGGCTGACATTATGGCGCTTGTACGCGAAGGCTCGTGCGTCAATAACCTCGGTTTCGATGACCCGAGCTTGCCACAAGCCAACATCATGCCTCCGGCAATGGCCTCCAGACCCCATTATTTTCGATTCAATGTCGAAGATCGTGCCGGTGTCATGGCGGCATTGTCTCGCGTCATGGGGGAACGAGATATCTCCATTGCCCAGGCCGTGCAAAAAGGAGAACCCAAGAACGGTACCGTTCCTATCGTTTTTCTCACGCATGGCGCACGCGAAAAAGATGTTGCCGAAGCCCTGGAAGAAATCGGCGCGATGCCGTTCATTATGTCACCCATTGTACACCTGCGTGTACTCTAA
- a CDS encoding aminotransferase class I/II-fold pyridoxal phosphate-dependent enzyme: MEKFARMNRLPPYVFAVVNDLKMRMRRQGEDIIDLGMGNPDIPTPQHIVDKLVEASAKGVNHRYSASKGIHGLRLAIANWYLRRFGVELDHDKEVVVTMGAKEGLAHLAMVMLNPGDVVFATDPAYPIHPFASIIAGADVRRIPIGLDRNFFDDLLLATKQTWPQPKLLILSYPHNPTTAVVDIEFFEKIVDFAKEHNMYVIHDFAYADLGFDGYMPPSFLQARGAKDVGVEFFSLSKSYSMAGWRVGFCCGNPDMVHALTRIKSYLDYGIFQPIQIAATVALNGPQECVKEIVDIYQDRRDALIEGLNRIGWDVPPPKATMFVWAEIPDEFKKMGSVEFSKLLLKEGHTAVSPGLGFGHYGDDRVRFALVENRHRINQAIRGLKKVISG; the protein is encoded by the coding sequence ATGGAAAAGTTTGCGAGAATGAATCGCCTTCCCCCCTATGTTTTTGCGGTCGTCAACGACCTCAAAATGCGCATGCGTCGTCAAGGGGAAGACATCATCGACCTTGGCATGGGCAACCCAGACATCCCGACACCTCAGCATATTGTTGATAAGCTTGTTGAAGCATCGGCAAAGGGAGTCAACCACCGTTACTCGGCATCCAAGGGTATTCACGGTTTGCGCCTGGCCATCGCCAACTGGTATCTTCGTCGGTTTGGCGTGGAGCTCGATCACGACAAGGAAGTTGTGGTCACGATGGGTGCCAAAGAAGGCCTGGCTCACCTTGCCATGGTCATGCTCAACCCGGGCGATGTTGTCTTCGCCACCGATCCGGCATACCCCATCCACCCCTTCGCAAGCATCATCGCCGGGGCAGATGTCCGGCGTATTCCTATCGGACTAGACCGCAATTTTTTTGATGATCTGCTTTTGGCAACAAAACAGACCTGGCCTCAGCCCAAATTGCTTATTCTTTCGTACCCCCACAACCCGACGACGGCTGTTGTGGACATTGAGTTCTTTGAAAAAATCGTGGATTTCGCCAAAGAACACAATATGTACGTCATTCACGACTTCGCCTACGCCGATCTCGGGTTCGATGGCTACATGCCACCGAGCTTCCTGCAGGCCAGAGGCGCAAAAGATGTGGGCGTCGAATTCTTCTCCCTGTCCAAAAGCTACTCCATGGCCGGCTGGCGTGTCGGTTTTTGCTGCGGCAACCCGGACATGGTGCATGCCCTCACCCGCATCAAAAGCTATCTCGACTATGGTATTTTCCAGCCCATTCAGATTGCGGCCACGGTTGCACTGAACGGCCCTCAAGAATGTGTCAAAGAAATCGTGGACATCTATCAAGATCGTCGCGATGCGTTGATTGAGGGGCTCAATCGTATTGGCTGGGACGTTCCGCCCCCCAAAGCAACCATGTTCGTCTGGGCGGAAATTCCGGATGAATTCAAAAAAATGGGATCGGTCGAATTCTCCAAGCTCTTGCTGAAAGAAGGACATACCGCCGTATCCCCCGGACTCGGTTTCGGCCATTACGGCGACGACCGCGTCCGCTTTGCACTTGTGGAAAACAGACATCGTATCAATCAGGCTATACGCGGCCTGAAAAAAGTCATCTCGGGGTAA